In Porites lutea chromosome 1, jaPorLute2.1, whole genome shotgun sequence, a single genomic region encodes these proteins:
- the LOC140935620 gene encoding S-phase kinase-associated protein 2-like, with product MDSLPDDVWLEVFSFLSQKDLLRAALVCRTWKRLSRDSSLWSCLDLQPYARSLREDIILRLLNTMFAPLGRQLNLSKNLVTTEILKTIFETCHRLQSLSLNNSRFHSIGPWFERTVDQVETLIFLDLRNASGFAAGIEDILQKAYNLKYLGLHCCISPRLFRSIFSRKHQLRFLDCTQCDWVTDDSIQIVAENCPFMESLTLAKCRNIQGKSLSSLLSNCPKLKTLILEGTHIKDECLGTADWENTNIIELNVLSCYRLSFSGLSAVLPKLKRLRYLKCALTDEILRLIVDGFPLLEVFFLHRRYPVTVQSVSDLLFHCPSVTCLDISSIPLAFVYFETFLPRTPRLQQLSFAGNELLGTENIIRSLARNCIDLQVICVNYFHSTNNFEIQRSFVFLLQRCRKLKEVILNGLFVNNLVVSIRSLGYHVCDRDDILVAENKHFFLPGPQNSLDNVKL from the exons ATGGATTCCTTACCAGATGACGTTTGGTTGgaggtgttttcttttctttctcagaAAGATCTTCTCAGAGCTGCTCTTGTTTGTCGGACCTGGAAAAGACTGTCACGTGACAGCTCTCTCTGGTCATGCCTTGATCTCCAACCGTACGCCAGATCGCTGAGAGAGGATATTATACTGAGGCTTTTGAATACTATGTTTGCACCCCTCGGTAGACAACTCAACCTCAGTAAGAATTTGGTGACCACGGAGATTTTAAAAACCATATTTGAAACCTGCCATCGACTGCAAAGTTTAAGTCTGAACAACAGCAGATTCCATTCCATCGGGCCTTGGTTTGAAAGGACAGTGGATCAGGTGGAAACCTTAATATTTCTGGATTTAAGAAACGCAAGTGGATTCGCTGCTGGAATTGAGGATATCTTGCAAAAAGCATACAACTTGAAATATCTAG GTCTTCACTGTTGTATCAGTCCTCGACTGTTTAGAAGCATTTTCAGCAGAAAACACCAGCTCCGTTTCTTAGACTGTACACAATGTGACTGGGTCACTGATGATAGTATCCAGATTGTTGCTGAGAACTGCCCCTTTATGGAATCTTTAACGCTCGCAAAGTGTCGCAACATCCAAGGGAAATCATTATCAAGTCTATTGAGTAACTGCCCAAAGCTAAAGACGCTCATATTAGAAGGGACCCATATAAAAGACGAATGCCTAGGAACAGCCGACTGGGAAAACACCAATATCATCGAGTTAAACGTGCTAAGCTGTTATCGACTGTCATTTTCCGGCCTTTCAGCGGTATTACCAAAACTAAAGCGCCTGCGCTACTTAAAGTGCGCGCTGACCGATGAAATTCTTCGTCTCATAGTGGACGGCTTTCCGTTGTTAgaggttttctttcttcatcgACGCTATCCAGTTACCGTTCAAAGCGTCAGTGATTTGCTCTTTCACTGTCCGAGTGTTACCTGCTTAGATATTTCATCTATTCCATTAGCGTTTGTTTATTTTGAGACCTTTTTACCCCGTACACCCCGGCTTCAACAGTTAAGCTTTGCAGGTAACGAACTCTTGGGTACAGAGAACATTATACGTTCGCTTGCAAGAAATTGCATTGACTTACAAGTGAtatgtgttaattattttcaCTCGACAAACAACTTCGAAATCCAGCGCTCCTTTGTATTTTTGCTTCAAAGATGCCGTAAGCTCAAGGAAGTTATTTTAAACGGTTTGTTCGTGAACAATTTAGTTGTGTCTATACGGAGCTTAGGGTATCATGTGTGCGATAGAGACGACATATTGGTAGcagaaaataaacacttttttcttcCAGGACCTCAAAACAGTCTTGATAATGTCAAGTTATAG